One genomic region from Chionomys nivalis chromosome 17, mChiNiv1.1, whole genome shotgun sequence encodes:
- the Ly6h gene encoding lymphocyte antigen 6H isoform X3 — translation MWAESFDFQEDPETGRPKGIASRARTATDPGVLTPQGCECAPDPEARTPRPSSRPAPQRTPVCSPRFSLRLSQSMLPAAMKSLGLALLALLLCPSPAHGLWCQDCTLANSSHCAPKQCQPTDTVCASVRITDPSSSKTGPGRKDHSVNKMCASSCDFVKRHFFSDYLMGFINSGILKVDVDCCEKDLCNGAPTVGRSPWALAGGLLLSLGPALLWAQP, via the exons GGAGACCGAAGGGCATCGCTTCCCGCGCCAGGACCGCTACTGATCCCGGAGTGCTGACACCCCAGGGATGTGAGTGCGCCCCCGACCCTGAGGCCCGCACTCCACGCCCCTCTTCGCG GCCTGCCCCCCAGAGGACTCCTGTCTGCAGCCCCCGCTTCTCTCTCAGGCTCTCTCAGAGCATGCTGCCTGCGGCCATGAAGAGCCTCGGCCTGGCACTGCTGGCCTTGCTGCTGTGCCCCTCGCCGG CCCATGGCCTGTGGTGCCAGGACTGCACCCTGGCCAATTCCAGCCACTGCGCCCCGAAGCAGTGTCAGCCGACCGATACCGTTTGTGCCAGCGTGCGGATTACCGACCCCAGCAGCAGTAAGACTGGACCTG gcaGGAAGGATCATTCTGTGAACAAGATGTGCGCGTCCTCCTGCGACTTCGTTAAGCGGCACTTTTTCTCAGACTATCTGATGGGGTTCATTAACTCTGGAATCTTAAAAGTCGACGTGGACTGCTGCGAGAAAGATCTTTGCAACGGGGCGCCAACAGTGGGGCGCAGCCCCTGGGCCCTGGCTGGGGGGCTCCTGCTCAGCCTGGGGCCTGCTCTCCTCTGGGCTCAGCCCTga
- the Ly6h gene encoding lymphocyte antigen 6H isoform X4 yields MPAPQRTPVCSPRFSLRLSQSMLPAAMKSLGLALLALLLCPSPAHGLWCQDCTLANSSHCAPKQCQPTDTVCASVRITDPSSSKTGPGRKDHSVNKMCASSCDFVKRHFFSDYLMGFINSGILKVDVDCCEKDLCNGAPTVGRSPWALAGGLLLSLGPALLWAQP; encoded by the exons AT GCCTGCCCCCCAGAGGACTCCTGTCTGCAGCCCCCGCTTCTCTCTCAGGCTCTCTCAGAGCATGCTGCCTGCGGCCATGAAGAGCCTCGGCCTGGCACTGCTGGCCTTGCTGCTGTGCCCCTCGCCGG CCCATGGCCTGTGGTGCCAGGACTGCACCCTGGCCAATTCCAGCCACTGCGCCCCGAAGCAGTGTCAGCCGACCGATACCGTTTGTGCCAGCGTGCGGATTACCGACCCCAGCAGCAGTAAGACTGGACCTG gcaGGAAGGATCATTCTGTGAACAAGATGTGCGCGTCCTCCTGCGACTTCGTTAAGCGGCACTTTTTCTCAGACTATCTGATGGGGTTCATTAACTCTGGAATCTTAAAAGTCGACGTGGACTGCTGCGAGAAAGATCTTTGCAACGGGGCGCCAACAGTGGGGCGCAGCCCCTGGGCCCTGGCTGGGGGGCTCCTGCTCAGCCTGGGGCCTGCTCTCCTCTGGGCTCAGCCCTga
- the Ly6h gene encoding lymphocyte antigen 6H isoform X1 encodes MLPAAMKSLGLALLALLLCPSPAHGLWCQDCTLANSSHCAPKQCQPTDTVCASVRITDPSSSKTGPGRKDHSVNKMCASSCDFVKRHFFSDYLMGFINSGILKVDVDCCEKDLCNGAPTVGRSPWALAGGLLLSLGPALLWAQP; translated from the exons ATGCTGCCTGCGGCCATGAAGAGCCTCGGCCTGGCACTGCTGGCCTTGCTGCTGTGCCCCTCGCCGG CCCATGGCCTGTGGTGCCAGGACTGCACCCTGGCCAATTCCAGCCACTGCGCCCCGAAGCAGTGTCAGCCGACCGATACCGTTTGTGCCAGCGTGCGGATTACCGACCCCAGCAGCAGTAAGACTGGACCTG gcaGGAAGGATCATTCTGTGAACAAGATGTGCGCGTCCTCCTGCGACTTCGTTAAGCGGCACTTTTTCTCAGACTATCTGATGGGGTTCATTAACTCTGGAATCTTAAAAGTCGACGTGGACTGCTGCGAGAAAGATCTTTGCAACGGGGCGCCAACAGTGGGGCGCAGCCCCTGGGCCCTGGCTGGGGGGCTCCTGCTCAGCCTGGGGCCTGCTCTCCTCTGGGCTCAGCCCTga
- the Ly6h gene encoding lymphocyte antigen 6H isoform X2, with protein MLPAAMKSLGLALLALLLCPSPAHGLWCQDCTLANSSHCAPKQCQPTDTVCASVRITDPSSSRKDHSVNKMCASSCDFVKRHFFSDYLMGFINSGILKVDVDCCEKDLCNGAPTVGRSPWALAGGLLLSLGPALLWAQP; from the exons ATGCTGCCTGCGGCCATGAAGAGCCTCGGCCTGGCACTGCTGGCCTTGCTGCTGTGCCCCTCGCCGG CCCATGGCCTGTGGTGCCAGGACTGCACCCTGGCCAATTCCAGCCACTGCGCCCCGAAGCAGTGTCAGCCGACCGATACCGTTTGTGCCAGCGTGCGGATTACCGACCCCAGCAGCA gcaGGAAGGATCATTCTGTGAACAAGATGTGCGCGTCCTCCTGCGACTTCGTTAAGCGGCACTTTTTCTCAGACTATCTGATGGGGTTCATTAACTCTGGAATCTTAAAAGTCGACGTGGACTGCTGCGAGAAAGATCTTTGCAACGGGGCGCCAACAGTGGGGCGCAGCCCCTGGGCCCTGGCTGGGGGGCTCCTGCTCAGCCTGGGGCCTGCTCTCCTCTGGGCTCAGCCCTga